A genomic region of Bubalus kerabau isolate K-KA32 ecotype Philippines breed swamp buffalo chromosome 10, PCC_UOA_SB_1v2, whole genome shotgun sequence contains the following coding sequences:
- the LOC129620502 gene encoding olfactory receptor 11H12-like, which produces MNISEPDSSFAFVREFMLLGFSYEWKIQSLLFSLFLTIYALTITGNGAIICALWCDQRLHIPMYIFLGNFSFLEIWYVSSTVPKMLVNFLSDKKTISFVGCFLQFYFFFSLGTTECLLLAVMAFDRYLAICRPLHYPNIMNGHLCIKLVLICWVCGFLWFLIPIVLISRMPFCGPNIIDHVVCDPGPLFALACVSAPKTQLLCYSLSSIVIFGNFLFILGSYTLVLTAVLHMPSATGRQKAFSTCGSHLAVVSLFYGSLMVMYVSPGLGHSAGMQKVATLFYAMVTPLFNPFIYSFRNKEIKAALRKLLGSFNIM; this is translated from the coding sequence atgaacatctctgagccagATTCCAGCTTTGCTTTCGTAAGAGAATTTATGCTCCTAGGTTTTTCTTATGAGTGGAAGATTCAGAGCCTCCTCTTCTCACTCTTCCTTACAATATACGCTCTGACCATAACCGGGAATGGGGCCATTATTTGTGCTTTATGGTGTGACCAGCGACTCCACATCCCCATGTACATATTCCTGGGGAATTTCTCCTTCCTAGAGATCTGGTATGTCTCTTCTACAGTCCCCAAGATGTTGGTCAACTTCCTCTCAGATAAAAAGACCATCTCCTTTGTTGGATGTTTcctacaattttatttctttttttccttgggaACGACTGAGTGCTTACTTTTGGCTGTCATGGCTTTTGATCGGTACCTTGCTATCTGCCGTCCCTTGCACTACCCTAATATCATGAATGGGCATCTCTGTATCAAACTGGTCCTTATCTGCTGGGTCTGTGGATTTCTGTGGTTTCTGATCCCCATTGTTCTCATTTCTCGGATGCCCTTCTGTGGACCAAACATCATTGACCATGTTGTGTGTGACCCAGGGCCACTGTTTGCATTGGCATGTGTCTCTGCCCCCAAAACCCAATTGCTTTGCTACAGTCTAAGCTCAATAGTTATCTTTGGTAACTTCCTCTTCATCCTTGGGTCCTATACTCTTGTCCTAACAGCTGTGTTGCATATGCCTTCAGCTACTGGGAGACagaaagccttctccacctgtgggtCTCATTTGGCTGTGGTATCCCTGTTCTATGGCTCTCTCATGGTCATGTATGTGAGCCCAGGACTTGGACATTCTGCTGGGATGCAGAAAGTCGCAACTTTGTTCTATGCTATGGTGACCCCACTCTTCAATCCCTTTATCTATAGCTTCCGGAATAAGGAGATAAAAGCAGCCTTGAGGAAACTTCTTGGGAGTTTCAACATAATGTAA